A genomic segment from Neisseria perflava encodes:
- a CDS encoding acyl carrier protein, giving the protein MSYTFTLAEHELEAELKKLIVQEADKADDVDMDDFTDDALLFGDDSPVGLDSLDALQISVALQQYFQVRLQGDRMVRKHMMCVRDLAAFIRAEHGA; this is encoded by the coding sequence ATGTCTTACACCTTTACGCTGGCCGAGCACGAGCTGGAAGCGGAATTGAAAAAGCTAATCGTGCAAGAGGCCGATAAGGCCGACGATGTGGATATGGATGATTTCACCGACGATGCACTTTTGTTTGGCGATGACAGTCCGGTCGGTTTGGATTCGCTTGATGCGCTGCAAATCAGCGTTGCCTTGCAACAGTATTTCCAAGTGCGCCTGCAGGGCGACCGTATGGTGCGCAAACATATGATGTGCGTACGCGATTTGGCGGCGTTTATCCGTGCGGAGCATGGCGCGTGA
- the lysA gene encoding diaminopimelate decarboxylase has product MTLFCEQLPYTHLAEEFGTPLYVYSKSALTEAFENYQTAFAALNPLVCYAVKANGNLSIIKHFASLGSGFDIVSGGELARVLAAGGDAVKTIFSGVGKSEAEIEFALNAGVKCFNMESIPEIDRIQKVAARLGKVAPVSLRVNPDVDAKTHPYISTGLKANKFGIAYADALEAYRHASRQSHLKIVGIDCHIGSQLTDLSPLVEACERILALVDQLVAEGIVLEHLDLGGGVGIVYQDENVPDLGAYAQAVQKLMGTRRLKLVLEPGRSLVGNAGALLTRVEFVKHGEEKNFVMVDAAMNDLMRPALYDAYHHIEAVETKDIEPLTANIVGPICETGDFLGKDRTIACEEGDLLLIRSAGAYGSSMASNYNTRNRAAEVLVNGNECKLIRQRETVEQQMANELACL; this is encoded by the coding sequence ATGACCTTATTCTGCGAACAACTCCCTTATACACACCTTGCCGAAGAGTTTGGTACGCCGCTTTATGTGTACAGCAAATCTGCGCTGACCGAGGCGTTTGAAAACTACCAAACCGCGTTTGCCGCTTTAAATCCGCTTGTCTGCTACGCAGTGAAAGCGAATGGCAACCTGAGCATCATCAAGCACTTTGCTTCTTTGGGGAGCGGTTTTGACATTGTGTCCGGCGGCGAGTTGGCGCGTGTTTTGGCGGCAGGCGGCGATGCGGTGAAAACGATTTTTTCCGGTGTGGGCAAGAGTGAGGCAGAAATCGAGTTTGCGCTGAATGCAGGCGTGAAATGCTTCAATATGGAAAGCATTCCCGAAATCGACCGTATTCAAAAGGTTGCCGCGCGTTTGGGTAAAGTCGCTCCGGTTTCCCTGCGTGTCAACCCTGATGTCGACGCTAAAACTCATCCTTATATCTCCACCGGCCTGAAAGCCAACAAATTCGGTATTGCCTATGCCGATGCGCTTGAGGCTTATCGTCATGCTTCCCGACAAAGCCATTTGAAAATTGTCGGTATCGACTGCCATATCGGCTCGCAACTGACCGACCTCAGCCCGCTTGTCGAAGCCTGCGAACGTATCTTGGCCTTGGTTGACCAACTGGTAGCTGAAGGCATTGTGTTAGAACACTTGGACTTGGGCGGTGGTGTCGGCATTGTTTATCAAGATGAAAATGTGCCTGATTTGGGCGCGTATGCCCAAGCCGTTCAAAAACTGATGGGTACACGCCGTCTGAAACTGGTTCTTGAGCCCGGCCGCAGCTTGGTCGGAAATGCAGGTGCGTTGTTGACGCGCGTCGAATTCGTCAAACATGGCGAAGAGAAAAACTTTGTGATGGTCGATGCGGCGATGAACGATTTGATGCGTCCGGCGCTTTATGATGCCTATCATCACATCGAAGCGGTCGAAACCAAAGACATTGAGCCTCTGACGGCCAATATCGTCGGCCCGATTTGCGAAACCGGCGACTTTCTTGGCAAAGACCGCACCATCGCCTGTGAAGAAGGGGATTTGCTGCTTATCCGCAGCGCCGGTGCGTATGGCTCAAGCATGGCGAGCAACTACAACACGCGCAACCGCGCGGCGGAAGTATTGGTTAACGGCAACGAATGTAAACTTATCCGCCAACGTGAAACCGTCGAGCAGCAAATGGCCAACGAATTGGCTTGTTTGTAA
- the luxS gene encoding S-ribosylhomocysteine lyase, with amino-acid sequence MPLLDSFKVDHTRMHAPAVRVAKTMTTPKGDTITVFDLRFCIPNKEILPEKGIHTLEHLFAGFMRDHLNGNGVEIIDISPMGCRTGFYMSLIGTPDEQKVADAWLASMQDVLTVQDQSKIPELNEYQCGTYLMHSLAEAHEIAQNVLARKVAVNKNEELTLDESLLTA; translated from the coding sequence ATGCCCCTACTAGACAGTTTCAAAGTCGACCACACCCGTATGCACGCCCCTGCCGTACGCGTGGCAAAAACCATGACCACGCCCAAAGGCGACACCATTACCGTGTTTGACCTGCGTTTCTGCATTCCCAACAAAGAAATCCTGCCTGAAAAAGGCATTCATACGCTGGAGCACCTGTTCGCAGGCTTTATGCGCGACCACTTAAACGGCAACGGCGTTGAAATCATCGACATTTCCCCGATGGGCTGCCGTACCGGTTTCTATATGAGCCTCATCGGCACGCCCGACGAGCAAAAAGTGGCCGACGCATGGCTCGCTTCAATGCAGGATGTTTTGACCGTTCAAGACCAAAGCAAAATCCCCGAGTTGAACGAATACCAATGCGGTACTTACCTGATGCACTCGCTTGCCGAAGCACACGAAATCGCCCAAAACGTTTTGGCACGCAAAGTCGCCGTCAATAAAAACGAAGAGCTGACATTGGACGAAAGCCTGTTGACCGCTTAA
- the cyaY gene encoding iron donor protein CyaY gives MMTESEFIRLSEELFEHIEDQIDENGWDFDCQFAGNVLTIEAEDGTQIIVNRHTPNQELWIAAKSGGYHFAEQNGKWLATRDGRDFYDVLNEALSEASGEAVEIAEL, from the coding sequence ATGATGACCGAAAGCGAATTCATCCGCCTGAGCGAAGAATTGTTTGAACACATTGAAGATCAAATCGATGAAAACGGCTGGGATTTCGACTGCCAGTTTGCCGGAAACGTGCTGACCATCGAAGCTGAAGACGGCACGCAAATCATCGTCAACCGCCACACGCCCAACCAAGAATTGTGGATTGCCGCCAAAAGCGGCGGCTACCATTTCGCCGAGCAAAACGGCAAATGGCTGGCAACACGCGACGGACGGGATTTCTACGATGTTTTGAACGAAGCACTGAGCGAGGCTTCGGGCGAAGCAGTTGAGATTGCGGAATTGTGA
- a CDS encoding Na+/H+ antiporter family protein gives MNAVVIAVIIMLALSLSRVHVVLSLAVGAFVGGLVAGMPLENVTNAAGDVVQQGIIPVFNEGLKGGAQIALSYAMLGAFAMAITHSGLPQQLAGVIIRKLNGGEGNAKGEGAVKWMLLAIILCMGVMSQNVVPIHIAFIPMIIPPLLLVFNRLKLDRRLVACVITFGLVTTYMFLPYGFGAIFLNDIMLGNIRSAGMDTGGINVMHAMAIPALGMVSGLLLAFLHYRKPRIYQNNAADMEDNREAVQQQEPSTYRSLVAAVAIAVCFAIQLLYENSLVLGAMLGFAVFMMLGVMNRSAASDVFGEGIKMMAMVGFIMIAAQGFAAVMNATGDIQPLVERSMALFGSNKGMAAFTMLFVGLLVTMGIGSSFSTLPIITAIYVPLCISLGFSPMATVAIVGTAGALGDAGSPASDSTLGPTMGLNADGQHDHIRDSVIPTFIHYNIPLMVAGWIAAMVL, from the coding sequence ATGAATGCGGTTGTAATTGCGGTCATCATCATGCTGGCGCTGTCTTTATCGCGCGTGCATGTGGTGCTCAGCTTGGCTGTCGGCGCGTTTGTCGGCGGCTTGGTGGCCGGTATGCCTTTGGAGAATGTAACCAACGCGGCCGGCGATGTGGTGCAGCAAGGGATTATTCCTGTTTTTAACGAAGGCCTGAAAGGCGGGGCGCAAATCGCGCTGTCTTATGCCATGCTCGGCGCATTTGCCATGGCCATCACGCATTCCGGCCTGCCGCAACAGCTCGCCGGCGTGATTATCCGCAAGCTCAACGGCGGCGAAGGCAATGCGAAAGGCGAAGGCGCGGTCAAATGGATGCTGCTGGCGATTATTTTGTGCATGGGCGTGATGAGCCAAAACGTTGTGCCGATTCATATTGCGTTTATCCCGATGATTATTCCGCCGCTGCTGTTGGTGTTCAACCGTTTGAAACTCGACCGCCGCTTGGTGGCCTGCGTGATTACGTTTGGCTTGGTAACGACTTATATGTTCCTGCCTTACGGTTTCGGCGCCATCTTCTTGAACGACATCATGTTGGGCAATATCCGCTCGGCAGGCATGGACACCGGCGGCATCAATGTAATGCACGCAATGGCGATTCCGGCTTTGGGCATGGTGTCCGGTTTGCTGCTGGCCTTTTTGCACTACCGCAAGCCGCGTATTTATCAAAACAACGCCGCCGATATGGAAGACAACCGTGAAGCGGTGCAGCAGCAAGAGCCGTCAACCTATCGCAGCTTGGTGGCGGCCGTGGCGATTGCCGTGTGTTTTGCCATTCAGCTTTTGTATGAAAACTCGTTGGTATTGGGCGCGATGTTGGGCTTTGCCGTGTTTATGATGTTGGGCGTGATGAACCGTTCCGCCGCCAGTGATGTGTTCGGCGAAGGCATCAAAATGATGGCGATGGTCGGCTTTATTATGATTGCGGCACAAGGTTTCGCCGCCGTCATGAACGCGACCGGCGACATTCAGCCTTTGGTCGAACGCAGCATGGCTTTGTTCGGAAGCAATAAAGGCATGGCCGCCTTTACCATGCTGTTTGTCGGCCTGCTGGTAACCATGGGCATCGGCTCGTCTTTCTCCACTTTGCCGATTATTACCGCGATTTATGTGCCTTTGTGCATCAGCTTGGGCTTCTCCCCAATGGCTACCGTGGCCATTGTCGGCACGGCAGGCGCGCTGGGCGATGCCGGCTCCCCCGCTTCCGACTCAACGCTCGGCCCGACCATGGGTTTGAACGCCGACGGTCAGCACGACCACATCCGCGATTCGGTTATCCCAACCTTTATCCACTACAATATCCCGCTGATGGTTGCAGGCTGGATTGCCGCGATGGTGCTGTAA
- a CDS encoding inositol monophosphatase family protein — translation MLYRLQKVVRHIAQTEVMPRFLNTPSRRKEDGSVLSEADLAAQTAFAAALPLLEDCPMLGEEMSVQEQTRLWNEHSDGLWIVDPIDGTNNFVNGLPHFAVSVALVKNGHAELGVIYNPVSGECFYAERGKGAFLNGTPLPLRSENKKLNESIAGVEIKYLRSGKLASRMNTLAPFGTIRSMGSSTLDWCYLASGRYDIYIHGGQKLWDYAAGALIFEEAGGCLTTLEGDDFWSGEHVFKRSVIAALQPELFQQWVKWIRENQ, via the coding sequence GTGCTATACCGTTTACAGAAAGTCGTCCGTCACATCGCCCAAACCGAAGTCATGCCGCGTTTTCTGAACACGCCGTCACGACGTAAAGAAGACGGCTCGGTTTTGAGTGAAGCAGATTTGGCCGCACAAACCGCTTTTGCCGCCGCCCTGCCCTTATTGGAGGATTGTCCGATGTTGGGCGAGGAGATGAGCGTTCAGGAGCAAACCCGTTTGTGGAACGAACATTCAGACGGCCTGTGGATTGTCGACCCTATCGACGGCACAAACAACTTCGTCAACGGTTTGCCGCATTTTGCCGTATCCGTCGCGCTGGTTAAAAACGGCCACGCCGAATTGGGCGTAATTTACAATCCGGTCAGTGGAGAATGTTTCTACGCCGAACGCGGCAAAGGCGCATTCCTCAACGGCACGCCGCTGCCGCTGCGTTCGGAAAACAAAAAACTCAACGAATCCATTGCCGGCGTGGAAATCAAATACCTGCGTTCGGGCAAACTCGCCAGCCGCATGAATACCCTTGCCCCATTCGGCACAATCCGCAGCATGGGCAGCAGCACGCTTGATTGGTGCTACCTTGCCAGCGGCCGCTACGATATTTACATCCACGGCGGGCAAAAGCTGTGGGACTACGCTGCCGGCGCATTGATTTTTGAAGAAGCCGGCGGCTGCCTGACTACTTTGGAGGGCGACGATTTTTGGAGCGGCGAACATGTATTTAAGCGTTCCGTCATCGCCGCATTGCAACCCGAGCTGTTTCAGCAATGGGTGAAATGGATTCGAGAAAATCAGTAA
- a CDS encoding SlyX family protein, translating into MSNIQELEHRVTELEIQTALQEDLIGSLNDTIAKMQQALDLQQGQLRLLYQRMQDKGANGEREPYSLRDEIPPHY; encoded by the coding sequence ATGAGCAATATTCAGGAATTGGAACACCGCGTCACCGAGCTGGAAATTCAGACGGCCTTGCAGGAAGATTTAATCGGCAGCCTGAACGACACCATCGCCAAGATGCAGCAGGCTTTGGATTTGCAACAAGGCCAGTTGCGGCTTCTGTATCAACGGATGCAGGACAAAGGCGCAAACGGCGAACGCGAACCGTACAGCCTGCGCGACGAGATTCCGCCGCATTATTGA
- a CDS encoding RnfABCDGE type electron transport complex subunit B, producing the protein MNIPIQSISRLLPQTQCRECGYEGCLPYARALSVGEAPVNLCAPGGETVMKDIADLLGKPYLAQAKTQIKAVALIDEAVCIGCTACIRACPVDAIMGASKLMHTVISDECTGCSLCVTPCPVDCIDMVPVSQPFLPSARRFSTSAEPRFAAAEHAQSRFERHTARKQRDDAERKALLAQREAAVKAKQAAQAQTQTAAPSAAFNPMDLIAKAMAKAQSQQDKLVSSDNREDFKARQIEEAKERAELRRAQRDAKYGNEAEKAAAIEFLRRHKAEQEASKEAR; encoded by the coding sequence ATGAACATTCCCATCCAAAGCATCAGCCGCCTGTTGCCGCAAACCCAATGTCGTGAGTGCGGCTATGAAGGCTGCCTACCCTATGCGCGCGCCCTGTCGGTAGGAGAAGCGCCGGTAAACCTGTGCGCGCCGGGTGGGGAAACCGTCATGAAAGATATTGCCGACCTGTTGGGCAAACCCTACCTCGCCCAGGCAAAAACACAAATCAAAGCCGTAGCCCTGATTGACGAGGCCGTCTGCATCGGTTGTACCGCCTGCATCCGCGCCTGCCCTGTCGATGCCATTATGGGCGCGTCCAAACTGATGCACACCGTCATCAGCGACGAATGCACCGGCTGCAGCTTGTGCGTTACCCCCTGCCCCGTCGACTGCATCGACATGGTTCCCGTATCGCAGCCCTTCCTGCCGTCCGCACGCCGTTTCAGCACCTCTGCCGAACCGCGCTTTGCCGCCGCCGAACACGCACAAAGCCGTTTCGAACGCCATACCGCGCGCAAACAGCGCGACGATGCCGAACGCAAAGCCCTGCTGGCGCAACGCGAAGCCGCCGTCAAAGCCAAACAGGCCGCACAGGCACAAACCCAAACAGCCGCACCAAGCGCCGCATTCAACCCCATGGATTTGATTGCCAAAGCCATGGCAAAAGCGCAATCGCAACAGGACAAACTCGTCTCCTCCGACAACCGCGAAGACTTCAAAGCGCGCCAAATCGAAGAAGCCAAAGAACGCGCCGAACTGCGCCGCGCCCAACGTGATGCCAAATACGGCAACGAAGCCGAAAAAGCCGCCGCCATCGAATTTCTGCGCCGCCACAAAGCCGAGCAGGAAGCGTCCAAAGAAGCGCGCTGA
- a CDS encoding BtrH N-terminal domain-containing protein has product MTIQEFPHQHTAHCESGVMSTLLKYHGHNLDEAMIFGIAHALTFVWMPLIKLNGMPLVSYRTAPRSIIKNTCKALGLKLSVRKFSDAQSGQAALDAALSSGKLAGLQTSVFWLPYFPPQMRFHFNAHNLLVYGKDGNDYLISDPVFETVQRCAAEDLQRARFVKGVLAAKGMMYTLEDNRPSEKIMADLPAIIRKAIRKNAKHMLAPVFFIGVKGIRTLAKKIESLPAKQNDKYQKLFLGHLVRMQEEIGTGGAGFRYIYAYFLEQAAHICNEPAFQTASEQMTSIGDQWRQFAAMCVKQCKKPSENGCRNIAEFLRKIADDEEALWRGLLK; this is encoded by the coding sequence ATGACCATACAAGAATTTCCACACCAGCATACCGCCCATTGCGAAAGCGGTGTGATGTCCACCCTGCTCAAATACCATGGCCACAATTTAGACGAAGCCATGATTTTCGGCATTGCCCACGCACTGACGTTTGTCTGGATGCCGCTGATCAAATTAAACGGCATGCCGCTGGTTTCCTACCGTACCGCGCCGCGCAGCATCATCAAAAACACCTGCAAAGCATTGGGGCTGAAATTATCCGTCCGCAAATTTTCCGACGCACAAAGCGGACAAGCCGCATTGGATGCCGCGCTGTCCTCAGGCAAGCTGGCAGGTTTGCAAACCTCCGTCTTCTGGCTGCCCTACTTCCCGCCGCAAATGCGCTTCCATTTCAACGCACACAATCTTTTAGTGTACGGCAAAGACGGCAACGACTACCTCATCAGCGACCCCGTATTTGAAACCGTACAACGCTGCGCTGCCGAAGATTTGCAGCGTGCACGCTTTGTCAAAGGCGTATTGGCGGCAAAAGGCATGATGTACACCTTGGAAGACAACAGGCCGTCTGAAAAAATCATGGCAGACTTGCCCGCCATTATCCGCAAGGCCATACGCAAAAACGCCAAACATATGCTCGCGCCAGTCTTTTTCATCGGCGTAAAAGGCATCCGTACGCTGGCCAAAAAAATCGAATCCCTGCCTGCCAAACAAAATGACAAATACCAAAAACTGTTTCTCGGCCATTTGGTGCGGATGCAGGAAGAAATCGGTACCGGCGGCGCAGGTTTCCGCTATATCTACGCCTACTTCCTCGAACAAGCCGCCCATATCTGCAACGAACCTGCATTTCAGACGGCCTCGGAACAAATGACCTCCATCGGCGACCAATGGCGTCAATTCGCAGCCATGTGCGTGAAGCAGTGCAAAAAGCCGTCTGAAAACGGCTGCCGCAACATCGCTGAATTTCTGCGCAAAATTGCGGATGATGAAGAAGCGTTATGGCGGGGATTATTGAAATAA
- a CDS encoding ABC transporter ATP-binding protein, whose product MIHIQSLSHRYPKAEIAALDNVSFDIADGECLGLLGHNGAGKTTLMSLLAGLQEVRQGEILFDGKPLRLLSRSERQKIGLVPQDFAFYPQLSVWDNLLFFASLYKVRDKGRLNALLEQTDLTAHKNKAAKHLSGGLKRRLNFAIGLINTPQLVFLDEITVGIDPQSRRFILDSVADLTRQGVTVVYTSHYLSEIEQLCGKIALLQHGKLVYHGGLDELLSTQTGVVRFTVEPPLPPQTLAALGAKQVDSRGMMETAHDAAAVYAALQQSGAQIRYFQQGHGSLETFYLDFLRKDEPATDKQNPQ is encoded by the coding sequence ATGATTCACATCCAATCCCTCTCCCACCGTTATCCCAAAGCCGAAATTGCCGCGCTGGACAATGTGTCGTTCGATATTGCCGACGGCGAATGTTTGGGGCTGCTCGGTCACAACGGTGCGGGGAAAACGACGCTGATGTCGCTTTTGGCAGGCTTGCAGGAAGTACGGCAGGGCGAAATTTTGTTTGACGGCAAGCCGTTGCGCCTATTAAGCCGCAGCGAGCGGCAGAAAATCGGTTTGGTGCCGCAGGATTTCGCGTTTTATCCGCAGCTTTCGGTGTGGGACAACCTGCTGTTTTTCGCCTCGCTTTACAAAGTGCGCGACAAAGGCCGTCTGAACGCGCTGTTGGAACAGACCGACCTGACCGCCCACAAAAACAAGGCGGCAAAGCATCTTTCGGGCGGGCTTAAACGTCGTCTGAATTTTGCCATCGGTCTGATTAACACGCCGCAACTGGTGTTCCTCGACGAAATCACGGTTGGCATCGACCCGCAGTCGCGCCGCTTTATCCTCGACAGCGTGGCGGATTTGACGCGGCAGGGGGTAACGGTGGTTTACACCTCGCACTATCTGTCGGAAATCGAGCAGCTTTGCGGCAAAATCGCGCTGCTGCAACACGGCAAACTGGTGTACCACGGCGGTTTGGACGAGCTTCTAAGCACGCAAACCGGTGTCGTGCGTTTTACCGTCGAACCGCCACTGCCGCCTCAAACGCTAGCCGCTTTGGGTGCAAAGCAAGTGGACAGCCGCGGCATGATGGAAACGGCGCACGATGCCGCCGCCGTTTACGCCGCCCTGCAACAAAGCGGCGCGCAAATCCGCTACTTCCAGCAGGGACACGGTTCGCTAGAAACGTTTTACCTTGATTTCCTGCGCAAAGACGAACCGGCAACAGATAAGCAAAATCCACAATGA
- a CDS encoding YchJ family protein — protein MTATLCPCQSGRVYTECCAPFHACEAAASKAEELMRSRYSAYVLQEIDYIVDTTVPAQQNLLDKQDLASWSKQTQWSGLKVIRHVPFGKLHALVEFEAYFEENGQTECHHELSAFVKIDGRWYFIDLTVALPTMKQPCLCGSGKKFKACCGQFFK, from the coding sequence ATGACGGCTACACTTTGTCCCTGTCAGTCGGGACGTGTTTATACGGAATGTTGCGCACCGTTTCATGCGTGTGAGGCGGCGGCCTCGAAGGCGGAAGAGTTGATGCGTTCGCGTTACAGTGCGTATGTTTTGCAGGAAATCGACTATATCGTGGACACGACTGTCCCTGCGCAGCAGAATTTGTTGGACAAGCAGGATTTGGCGTCGTGGAGTAAGCAGACGCAGTGGTCGGGATTGAAGGTTATCCGTCATGTGCCGTTTGGCAAACTGCATGCTTTGGTCGAGTTTGAGGCGTATTTTGAGGAGAATGGGCAAACTGAGTGCCATCATGAATTGTCGGCGTTCGTGAAAATAGACGGGCGTTGGTACTTTATTGATCTGACCGTTGCTTTGCCGACGATGAAACAGCCTTGTTTGTGCGGTTCGGGCAAAAAGTTTAAGGCGTGTTGCGGACAGTTTTTCAAATAG
- a CDS encoding 16S rRNA (uracil(1498)-N(3))-methyltransferase has protein sequence MPRFYVDFALSPDSVVELPDNVVRHLNVLRVKNTEEIVLFNGNGKAYPALPEVLEKRRASVRILREEATDNESPLNITLVQAVSAAERMDFTLQKSVELGVAEIRPVISERCVVRLSGERAEKRVARWQEIVVSACEQSGRNIVPKVLPLTTYAQALQQLPQETTKLLMSLNRAQKLSDVRPQSGKVVFMVGPEGGWTEKEEQQAFDAGFQSVTLGKRVLRTETASLAAIAAMQTLWGDFA, from the coding sequence ATGCCCCGATTTTATGTTGATTTTGCCTTAAGCCCCGACAGCGTGGTCGAATTGCCCGATAATGTGGTTCGCCATCTGAATGTATTGCGCGTGAAAAACACGGAAGAAATCGTGTTGTTCAACGGCAATGGCAAGGCATATCCGGCTTTGCCCGAAGTTTTGGAAAAACGCCGCGCCAGCGTGCGGATTTTGCGTGAAGAGGCAACGGACAACGAATCGCCGCTGAACATTACATTGGTACAGGCGGTATCCGCCGCCGAGCGCATGGATTTCACTTTGCAGAAAAGCGTGGAATTGGGCGTGGCAGAAATTCGCCCGGTCATCAGCGAACGCTGTGTCGTCCGCTTGAGCGGCGAACGCGCTGAAAAGCGGGTGGCGCGTTGGCAGGAAATCGTCGTTTCGGCGTGTGAACAAAGCGGCCGCAATATTGTGCCGAAGGTTTTGCCGCTGACGACTTATGCACAGGCTCTGCAGCAGTTGCCGCAGGAAACAACCAAACTGTTAATGAGCTTGAACCGCGCACAAAAACTGAGCGATGTTCGGCCGCAATCCGGTAAGGTCGTGTTTATGGTCGGCCCGGAAGGCGGCTGGACGGAGAAGGAAGAGCAGCAGGCATTTGATGCCGGTTTTCAATCCGTTACGCTTGGCAAACGGGTGTTGCGTACCGAAACCGCCTCACTTGCGGCCATTGCCGCCATGCAGACGCTTTGGGGCGATTTTGCATAA
- the lptM gene encoding LPS translocon maturation chaperone LptM encodes MMKKVLLMKYGVFFAAATALLLSACGYKGDLYLPKEGDKARFGVIQTGLKFDTAKEPTTQTND; translated from the coding sequence ATGATGAAGAAAGTTTTACTGATGAAATACGGCGTATTTTTTGCAGCGGCAACAGCTCTGCTGCTCTCTGCCTGCGGCTACAAAGGCGACCTCTACCTGCCAAAAGAAGGCGACAAGGCGCGCTTCGGCGTGATTCAAACCGGCTTGAAATTCGATACGGCCAAAGAACCGACCACTCAAACCAACGATTAA
- a CDS encoding beta-ketoacyl synthase N-terminal-like domain-containing protein, whose protein sequence is MSWVCGTAATSALNPQTDFRWPDAVSYTFLNQPQQAAYFRAFAGDSLGRKEFADIAEQHLRRAAENAGWPSESWHDAPVFIGSSSYSISEYENRHFAGNRVVEEHNLLYLAEDLRRRSGNRQIFSFATACTSSAHALIQADNCLRGGAERAFVLGIENLNRLTLLHFHSLGLLAEHYQPFGGNGLILGEGVAALALSSAAPESSSGRLKLIGHAANTGNDLIQSDGQAQEQVMRRALDVAGIAPESIAAVKTHGIGTADSDAAELAALENIFGTLPPLMAFKPQIGHTLGATAALETALLLSALKQGGSNDYQGRKICFSECAASQKGGFFCLANQFGFGGSNTSLVWQWQP, encoded by the coding sequence GTGAGTTGGGTTTGCGGTACGGCGGCCACTTCTGCCTTGAATCCGCAAACGGATTTCAGATGGCCTGATGCGGTGTCTTATACGTTTTTAAACCAGCCGCAGCAGGCTGCTTATTTTCGTGCATTCGCCGGCGACAGTTTGGGGCGGAAGGAATTTGCGGATATTGCCGAACAACATTTGCGCCGAGCCGCCGAAAATGCAGGCTGGCCGTCTGAAAGCTGGCATGATGCGCCGGTGTTTATCGGTTCCAGTTCCTATTCCATCTCCGAATATGAAAACCGTCATTTTGCAGGCAATAGGGTGGTAGAGGAACATAATCTGCTTTATCTCGCCGAAGATTTGCGCCGGCGCAGCGGCAATCGGCAGATTTTCAGTTTCGCTACTGCCTGCACTTCATCCGCCCATGCGCTGATTCAGGCGGATAACTGCTTGCGCGGCGGGGCGGAGCGTGCCTTTGTGCTTGGCATTGAAAACCTCAACCGGCTGACTTTGCTGCATTTTCACAGCTTGGGTTTGCTGGCCGAACACTATCAGCCTTTTGGCGGAAACGGTTTGATTTTAGGCGAAGGTGTTGCCGCGCTTGCCTTATCTTCTGCTGCTCCCGAATCTTCTTCAGGCCGTCTGAAACTTATCGGACACGCCGCCAATACAGGCAATGACCTGATTCAAAGCGATGGCCAAGCGCAAGAGCAGGTGATGCGTCGAGCTTTGGATGTTGCAGGCATCGCTCCTGAAAGCATTGCAGCCGTTAAAACACACGGCATCGGCACGGCTGACAGCGATGCCGCCGAATTGGCCGCACTGGAAAATATATTCGGTACACTGCCGCCTTTGATGGCGTTCAAACCGCAAATTGGACACACGCTTGGCGCCACGGCAGCCCTTGAAACAGCCCTGCTTTTATCCGCTTTAAAACAAGGCGGAAGCAACGATTATCAGGGGCGGAAAATTTGTTTTTCCGAATGTGCAGCTTCACAAAAAGGCGGCTTTTTCTGTTTGGCCAATCAGTTTGGTTTTGGCGGCAGCAACACATCTTTGGTATGGCAATGGCAACCGTAA